A section of the Candidatus Paceibacterota bacterium genome encodes:
- a CDS encoding bifunctional o-acetylhomoserine/o-acetylserine sulfhydrylase — protein sequence MSATNEWSFETLQIHAGQVPDPTTGARALPLYQTTAYQFRDTEHAANLFGLAELGNIYTRINNPTQDAVEQRLAALEGGVAALLLSSGSAATTFAILNVAESGDHIVSSPSLYGGTYNLFHYTLPKFGIEVTFVTDPNDLDAWKSAIRPNTKALFGETIANPKNEILDIEGVAKVAHDFGVPLIVDNTVATPYILRPIEYGADVVVHSATKFLSGHGNTVVGAIIDAGKFDYAKYPDRFKGFNEPDESYHGLVYAQALGVSSAFGANLSYIFKIRLQLLRDIGAAVSPFNAWLLAQGLETLSLRIERHLENANAIAQWLEMHDDVDAVSYASLASSPWHALAKKYTPKGSGSVVSFELKGGVQAGKRFVESLKLFSHVANIGDVRSLVIHPATTTHSQLSSQEQLDAGVTPGLVRLSIGLENIRDIKADLEAGFKASRL from the coding sequence ATGTCAGCCACTAACGAATGGTCCTTCGAAACCCTACAAATTCACGCCGGCCAAGTTCCGGACCCAACAACTGGTGCCAGGGCGCTACCTCTCTATCAAACGACTGCCTATCAATTCCGCGACACAGAACATGCTGCAAATCTTTTCGGATTGGCTGAACTTGGAAATATATACACCCGTATCAACAATCCAACGCAAGATGCTGTTGAACAGAGGCTCGCCGCTTTAGAGGGTGGTGTTGCCGCGCTACTTCTGTCTTCTGGATCGGCTGCTACAACTTTTGCGATTCTTAATGTCGCAGAATCTGGTGACCATATAGTTTCTAGTCCAAGTCTTTACGGGGGGACATACAATCTCTTTCATTACACACTTCCAAAATTCGGTATTGAAGTCACCTTCGTCACAGACCCAAATGACCTTGATGCATGGAAGAGCGCAATACGACCAAATACCAAAGCACTCTTTGGCGAAACTATCGCGAACCCGAAGAACGAAATACTAGATATTGAAGGTGTCGCTAAGGTGGCGCACGACTTTGGAGTACCCCTCATCGTCGATAACACAGTTGCGACGCCGTATATTCTTCGCCCAATCGAGTATGGAGCAGATGTTGTCGTTCACTCGGCCACCAAGTTCCTATCTGGCCATGGCAATACCGTAGTCGGGGCAATCATTGATGCCGGAAAATTCGACTATGCAAAATATCCCGATCGATTCAAAGGTTTCAATGAACCCGATGAGAGTTACCACGGTCTCGTTTACGCACAAGCACTCGGAGTGAGTTCGGCATTCGGAGCCAATCTCTCTTACATCTTCAAGATTCGACTACAACTTCTCCGAGATATTGGAGCTGCAGTCAGCCCATTTAATGCATGGTTGCTGGCTCAAGGCTTGGAGACTCTCAGTCTTCGAATAGAACGCCATCTAGAAAATGCCAACGCGATTGCACAATGGCTAGAAATGCATGACGACGTAGACGCAGTGAGCTATGCCTCTCTTGCATCCTCACCATGGCATGCCCTCGCAAAGAAATACACTCCTAAGGGATCAGGATCGGTCGTTTCATTTGAGCTTAAGGGTGGAGTGCAAGCGGGTAAGCGATTTGTTGAATCCCTCAAACTCTTTAGCCACGTTGCAAATATTGGTGACGTCCGATCCCTGGTCATTCATCCTGCGACTACGACCCACTCCCAGTTGAGCTCTCAAGAGCAATTAGATGCAGGGGTCACTCCGGGCTTGGTCCGACTGAGCATTGGCCTGGAAAATATCAGGGACATTAAGGCTGATTTAGAAGCCGGATTTAAGGCTTCTCGTTTGTGA
- a CDS encoding GNAT family N-acetyltransferase, with protein sequence MKVSLLQSAREFLGQTQAIRAADPFRTNIIGSVALSVADGSRTYEKCFWWIISSDSGEVIGAAMRTTPHGMLFTPMPKEALRELAQEVSLYDPELPEIGGSSAVVSEFLKAYQNTGTSQSKRPVEESGHELLYTLNELNIPSVPGKMENATRDDYQKIYAWYIEFGNEAGLLMPNLEESIEDGLNRGSLKFWRVENELVSMAGHARLVETPSGTVGRIGPVYTPPTHRRHGYAGVLTATLSQTLVEQGARVMLFTDAKNLTSNGVYQRIGYELLDENRRFKFVEPE encoded by the coding sequence ATGAAAGTCAGCCTTCTTCAATCCGCACGCGAATTTCTCGGGCAGACGCAGGCAATCAGAGCGGCGGATCCCTTCCGCACCAACATCATTGGAAGCGTAGCTTTATCCGTCGCAGACGGATCTCGCACGTACGAGAAATGCTTCTGGTGGATTATCTCCAGTGATTCTGGCGAGGTCATTGGGGCGGCAATGCGAACTACCCCCCATGGAATGCTCTTTACTCCGATGCCCAAAGAAGCGTTGCGAGAGTTGGCGCAAGAGGTTTCCCTATACGATCCTGAATTGCCGGAAATTGGCGGCTCCTCCGCGGTGGTCTCTGAATTCTTAAAGGCCTATCAAAATACGGGCACGAGTCAGAGCAAACGCCCGGTCGAGGAGTCGGGGCACGAACTCCTGTACACGTTAAATGAACTAAACATTCCGTCGGTTCCCGGCAAAATGGAAAATGCCACCCGGGATGACTACCAGAAAATCTATGCTTGGTATATCGAATTTGGGAATGAGGCTGGCCTCCTAATGCCCAACCTCGAGGAGTCAATTGAAGATGGCCTCAACCGAGGTTCATTGAAATTCTGGCGAGTGGAAAATGAACTTGTTTCCATGGCCGGGCATGCACGTTTGGTTGAAACACCCAGTGGAACGGTAGGGAGGATTGGTCCTGTGTACACGCCTCCAACCCACCGCCGTCATGGTTATGCAGGCGTCCTTACTGCCACCCTTTCGCAAACTCTGGTGGAACAAGGGGCTCGTGTCATGCTTTTCACTGACGCGAAAAATCTGACAAGTAATGGTGTTTACCAAAGAATTGGGTACGAGTTATTGGATGAAAATAGAAGGTTCAAGTTTGTTGAGCCGGAATGA
- a CDS encoding Glu/Leu/Phe/Val dehydrogenase yields the protein MTMESPMATALAQLRRAVDQLKLSENDWNTLSTPRRVLEVAVPLRRDDGRVEMYKGYRVQYSTTRGPSKGGVRFHQDIDLEETIALAMLMTWKCALTNLPYGGAKGGVAVDVHNLSLAENERLTRRYTSEILPIIGPERDIPAPDVGTDERNMAWMMDTYSVNAGFSVPGVVTGKPIVLGGSLGRASATGDGVAISTREALRVRGIDPQKATVAIQGFGKVGYWTAIALEKMGLRVLAVSDVNGGVTGFSSVADVFEYSKEHGTLVGMPGTDFITNEELLGLDVDVLIPAALADSITEATAPRIRARVVVEGANAPTTPEGDAIMNSNGILVVPDILANSGGVIVSYFEWVQDNQNYFWSADDVHQNLNKILMRAIVEVEAMASTQNVTWREAAHMLGVSRVAEAHALRGLYP from the coding sequence ATGACAATGGAGTCACCAATGGCAACCGCCCTTGCCCAATTACGACGGGCAGTAGATCAACTTAAACTCTCTGAAAATGATTGGAACACCCTTTCAACACCGAGGCGTGTCCTAGAAGTAGCAGTCCCACTTCGACGCGATGACGGCCGCGTGGAGATGTATAAGGGATACCGAGTCCAATACTCAACAACAAGAGGTCCTTCTAAGGGTGGAGTCCGCTTCCACCAAGATATTGATCTGGAAGAAACCATTGCACTGGCCATGCTGATGACATGGAAATGCGCGCTCACCAATCTCCCGTACGGGGGAGCGAAGGGTGGGGTGGCCGTTGATGTACACAATCTTTCATTGGCTGAGAATGAACGACTCACCCGGCGATATACCTCTGAAATTCTTCCGATCATCGGACCAGAGCGGGATATTCCTGCGCCAGATGTCGGAACCGATGAACGGAACATGGCCTGGATGATGGATACGTATTCCGTGAATGCAGGATTCTCGGTCCCTGGTGTTGTGACAGGAAAGCCCATTGTTCTGGGTGGATCCCTAGGACGTGCGTCTGCGACCGGTGACGGAGTTGCGATCTCGACTCGTGAAGCATTGAGAGTTCGCGGGATTGATCCTCAGAAGGCAACAGTTGCAATCCAAGGTTTTGGCAAAGTTGGATATTGGACAGCGATTGCTTTGGAGAAAATGGGCTTAAGAGTCCTTGCTGTAAGTGATGTGAATGGCGGCGTAACGGGTTTCTCATCGGTTGCAGATGTATTTGAATATTCGAAGGAACACGGAACTTTGGTGGGAATGCCTGGAACTGATTTCATTACAAATGAAGAGCTGCTGGGCTTGGATGTTGATGTTCTCATCCCCGCCGCACTAGCCGATTCAATTACAGAAGCTACCGCGCCAAGGATCAGAGCTCGAGTGGTTGTGGAAGGAGCGAATGCTCCAACTACGCCTGAAGGTGATGCGATTATGAATTCAAATGGGATTCTCGTCGTGCCGGACATTCTCGCCAACTCAGGCGGTGTCATTGTCTCTTACTTTGAGTGGGTTCAAGATAATCAGAATTACTTCTGGAGCGCCGATGATGTGCACCAGAATCTCAACAAAATTCTGATGCGAGCGATTGTTGAAGTTGAGGCAATGGCATCTACACAGAATGTGACGTGGCGAGAAGCGGCACACATGTTGGGAGTCAGCCGGGTGGCCGAAGCCCATGCACTTCGAGGTCTTTATCCATGA
- a CDS encoding bifunctional o-acetylhomoserine/o-acetylserine sulfhydrylase encodes MKKEWSFETLQIHAGQVPDPVTGSRALPIYQTTAYQFRDTQHAADVFGIAEAGYVYTRINNPTQDVVEQRIAALEGGVGALLLASGMAATAIAIMNVAQAGDHIVASPHVYGGTYNLFNFTLPKYGIDVTFVDDAQDMDAWRRAVRPNTKAFFGEGISNPQAIMIDIEAIAKVAHDAGVPLMIDNTIATPYMTKPIEYGADVVTHAATKFLSGHGTAMVGAIVDSGNFDYGKYPERFPGFNNPDESYNGLVYAKTLGVGSAFGANLAFIYKARLQLLRDIGASVSPFNAWLLAQGLETLSFRMDRHVENSQAVAEWLERHPQVERVSYPGLKSSPLHHLAKKYTPKGPGAVMSFELKGGLDAGRKFVEGLEMFSHVANIGDVRSLVIHPASTTHSQLSPDEQLRAGITPGMVRLSIGLENIVDIKADLELGFAAVLI; translated from the coding sequence ATGAAGAAAGAATGGTCTTTCGAGACACTTCAGATTCACGCGGGTCAAGTACCCGATCCAGTAACAGGATCCAGGGCCCTCCCTATTTATCAAACGACAGCGTATCAATTTCGTGATACGCAACATGCGGCTGATGTATTTGGCATCGCAGAAGCGGGATACGTCTATACCCGCATAAACAATCCCACCCAGGATGTAGTCGAACAGCGTATTGCCGCACTCGAAGGCGGAGTCGGTGCACTTCTTCTGGCATCTGGAATGGCAGCGACCGCCATTGCGATTATGAACGTCGCACAAGCCGGGGACCATATTGTCGCCAGCCCACATGTCTATGGTGGTACATACAACTTATTCAATTTCACTCTTCCAAAGTACGGAATTGATGTCACTTTCGTCGACGATGCGCAAGACATGGATGCTTGGCGTAGGGCGGTTCGGCCAAATACGAAGGCATTTTTTGGTGAAGGCATCTCCAATCCTCAAGCCATCATGATTGACATCGAGGCGATCGCCAAAGTTGCCCATGATGCAGGCGTTCCGTTGATGATAGATAACACGATCGCCACGCCATATATGACGAAGCCAATTGAGTACGGAGCGGATGTTGTCACCCACGCGGCAACAAAATTCCTGTCGGGTCACGGCACGGCAATGGTCGGTGCCATTGTCGATTCGGGGAATTTTGACTACGGCAAATACCCGGAGAGATTTCCCGGCTTTAATAATCCAGATGAGAGTTACAACGGTCTGGTTTATGCGAAGACGCTTGGTGTTGGCTCTGCCTTCGGTGCAAACCTGGCATTTATTTACAAAGCACGTCTCCAATTACTAAGGGATATTGGGGCATCTGTCTCGCCGTTCAATGCTTGGTTATTGGCGCAGGGTTTGGAGACTCTCAGTTTTCGGATGGACCGCCATGTCGAGAATTCACAGGCGGTGGCAGAGTGGCTTGAGAGGCACCCCCAGGTTGAGCGTGTGAGTTATCCAGGGCTGAAGTCATCACCATTGCATCACCTTGCTAAGAAATATACGCCTAAAGGCCCAGGTGCTGTGATGTCATTTGAACTCAAAGGCGGCCTCGACGCAGGACGCAAGTTCGTCGAAGGACTCGAGATGTTTAGTCACGTGGCAAATATTGGTGATGTCCGTTCGCTGGTGATTCATCCAGCATCGACCACTCATTCGCAATTGAGCCCTGACGAGCAACTGCGCGCCGGGATTACCCCCGGGATGGTGCGCTTGAGCATTGGTCTTGAAAACATCGTCGACATCAAAGCCGATCTCGAATTGGGATTCGCCGCCGTTCTTATTTAA
- the rdgB gene encoding RdgB/HAM1 family non-canonical purine NTP pyrophosphatase → MPAHRIVLATRNAGKIKEFRRILDEIHSESIDLVGLAHFPELEDVEESGETFLENALLKARTVCAQTGLPAIADDSGLCVDALNGSPGIFSARWSGVHGNDQANIAKVLRQLDSVQGRDRSAHFTCVSAFVMPDGSETTAEGILEGHILAAPIGDHGFGYDPIFLPLGSTLSLAQLDARQKDEISHRGQSLRAIAPRVAAMLGTLG, encoded by the coding sequence TTGCCTGCACATCGAATCGTTCTTGCCACCCGCAATGCGGGGAAAATAAAGGAGTTCAGGAGAATTCTCGATGAGATTCACTCGGAATCTATTGATCTCGTAGGTCTTGCGCATTTTCCAGAACTAGAGGACGTGGAAGAGTCAGGAGAGACCTTCCTAGAGAACGCCCTCTTGAAAGCGCGGACCGTATGTGCGCAGACGGGGCTTCCTGCAATCGCAGATGACAGCGGCTTATGCGTAGATGCCCTGAACGGATCCCCTGGAATCTTCTCGGCTCGGTGGTCGGGTGTTCATGGCAATGACCAGGCAAATATCGCGAAAGTACTCAGGCAACTTGATTCGGTACAGGGTCGCGACCGGAGTGCACACTTCACTTGCGTCAGCGCTTTTGTTATGCCCGACGGCTCAGAGACTACGGCGGAGGGCATCCTCGAAGGCCACATACTGGCTGCCCCAATTGGCGATCATGGTTTTGGATACGACCCTATTTTCCTACCACTCGGAAGCACGCTTTCTCTCGCACAACTTGATGCAAGGCAGAAGGACGAGATTAGCCATAGGGGTCAGTCTCTTCGCGCAATTGCGCCACGGGTAGCGGCAATGCTGGGCACCCTGGGGTAG
- a CDS encoding acyltransferase family protein has translation MAAKQSIRHIAAIDGMRAVAVIAVLLYHLGFSWIPGGFLGVDLFFVISGYVITRLLLDSIQRSGGLDLRGFYAARFRRLFPALIFLMVSTALFVGVWAPETIKRFLTDIPFVLTGSMNWALVYRHQDYFEAIGRPPLLQHAWSLAVESQFYLVWPLILLLVLKRFGKKMIPSAALAIAAISGTVLFTLSLRLDASSAQRVSHVYFGTDTHSIGLFLGAALAVSWIPQNLSTKITKRAQDFVDGIGVIGLLGILACFLFIKESDATLYQIAFPLAGIFGCAMITSLVHPASRFAPLLSSKPILWIGERSYAIYLWHWIIFQVTRPTYDLAGATWALYALRILIVFALADISLRWVELPVRSGAIESWFRGMKYRTKKVRVRQKSSVLAGLLILIVATSLVSANALMQSARLQEALKTSLEQPAPTPTLTSTVATKPKLWVAGDSVILGIRNTLDQNSAIGLINARVGRQAAELIKVLRHDKSTMRDSPVILDLGNNNRLTREEVSTVFEEVKDQPQIIMVNTAVPRSWRAANNALIDEFAKKYPNASIVNWNAISKGHPEYFGPDGVHLLPAGINAYVGAIMQVLAPIY, from the coding sequence GTGGCAGCAAAGCAAAGTATCCGGCACATTGCGGCAATTGATGGAATGCGCGCAGTTGCGGTTATCGCGGTTCTGCTTTATCACCTGGGCTTTTCATGGATACCTGGCGGTTTTCTCGGCGTAGACCTTTTCTTTGTAATCTCTGGCTACGTGATCACGCGACTTCTACTTGATTCAATTCAAAGAAGTGGTGGATTAGACCTTCGAGGATTCTACGCAGCGAGATTTCGCAGATTGTTTCCCGCCTTAATTTTCTTGATGGTATCTACCGCTCTCTTTGTAGGTGTTTGGGCGCCTGAAACGATTAAGAGGTTTCTGACCGACATTCCATTTGTCTTGACCGGCTCGATGAATTGGGCACTTGTATACCGTCATCAAGATTATTTTGAAGCTATAGGCCGGCCTCCTTTGCTGCAGCACGCTTGGTCTTTGGCGGTTGAAAGTCAATTTTATTTGGTCTGGCCACTCATCTTGCTTCTGGTTCTGAAGAGATTTGGAAAGAAGATGATTCCGAGTGCTGCACTCGCGATCGCCGCAATTTCGGGAACCGTTCTTTTTACGCTCTCGTTGCGACTTGATGCGTCGAGTGCTCAAAGAGTCAGTCACGTATATTTTGGTACCGATACTCATAGCATCGGTCTCTTCTTGGGCGCAGCGCTTGCAGTCAGTTGGATTCCGCAAAACTTAAGCACTAAGATCACAAAACGTGCCCAAGATTTTGTTGATGGCATTGGTGTCATCGGGTTGCTAGGCATTCTTGCCTGTTTTCTCTTCATTAAAGAATCAGATGCAACCCTTTACCAAATCGCCTTTCCCCTGGCGGGAATTTTCGGCTGCGCAATGATTACTTCTCTCGTTCATCCTGCATCTCGATTTGCACCTCTCCTCAGCAGCAAACCAATTCTCTGGATAGGCGAGCGCTCCTACGCGATTTATCTTTGGCATTGGATCATTTTCCAAGTAACCCGCCCCACCTATGATCTCGCAGGTGCCACATGGGCCCTGTATGCATTGCGAATTCTCATTGTCTTTGCACTTGCAGACATCTCCCTCCGATGGGTAGAACTGCCCGTTCGAAGTGGAGCGATTGAATCCTGGTTCCGCGGGATGAAGTACCGAACAAAAAAGGTCCGTGTCCGACAGAAGAGCTCGGTGCTGGCTGGTTTGCTCATTCTCATCGTCGCAACCTCACTCGTGAGTGCGAATGCGCTGATGCAAAGTGCACGCTTGCAGGAAGCGTTGAAAACATCGTTGGAACAGCCCGCACCTACTCCAACCCTTACGTCCACTGTCGCCACTAAACCGAAACTCTGGGTTGCGGGAGATTCAGTGATCCTTGGAATTAGGAACACGCTGGATCAGAACTCTGCCATTGGTCTCATCAACGCCCGCGTAGGACGGCAGGCCGCGGAATTAATCAAGGTACTCCGACACGACAAATCGACGATGCGGGACTCGCCAGTCATTCTTGATTTGGGAAATAACAACCGCCTTACCCGTGAAGAAGTAAGCACTGTCTTTGAAGAGGTGAAAGATCAACCTCAAATCATCATGGTGAATACTGCGGTTCCTCGTTCATGGCGTGCGGCAAACAACGCCCTCATTGATGAATTTGCAAAAAAGTATCCAAATGCATCGATTGTAAATTGGAACGCCATATCCAAGGGTCACCCAGAGTATTTTGGCCCCGATGGAGTCCATCTTCTTCCTGCAGGTATCAATGCCTACGTTGGCGCAATCATGCAGGTGCTTGCCCCAATTTATTAA
- the rph gene encoding ribonuclease PH: protein MTRKDGRSNADLRQITITRNWLDHAEGSVLVEFGKTRVLCVASFTPGVPRWLKDSGKGWVTSEYAMLPRATHTRSDRESVKGKLGGRTQEISRLVGRSLRSIVNMKELGENTIVIDCDVLQADGGTRTAAITGAYVALADAIAWAKEKGHIPAKAEPFSDSVAAISVGIIDGVPMLDLCYEEDVRADTDMNVVCSGDGRFIEVQGTAEGQPFDRALLDSLLDLAVAGCAELRSLQRAALAQ, encoded by the coding sequence ATGACTCGAAAAGACGGTAGAAGTAATGCAGACTTGCGCCAGATCACGATCACACGGAACTGGCTCGATCATGCAGAGGGTTCAGTTCTGGTTGAGTTCGGCAAGACTCGCGTACTTTGCGTCGCCTCATTTACTCCAGGAGTACCCCGTTGGCTGAAGGATTCTGGCAAGGGGTGGGTTACTTCTGAATATGCAATGCTGCCACGAGCCACTCATACTCGGTCGGATCGAGAGAGTGTCAAAGGAAAACTCGGCGGTCGTACGCAAGAGATTTCCCGCCTCGTTGGTCGCTCCCTGCGCTCCATTGTGAACATGAAAGAACTAGGCGAGAACACCATCGTTATCGATTGCGATGTTCTGCAAGCCGATGGCGGAACTCGAACAGCCGCGATCACTGGAGCATACGTTGCACTTGCCGATGCCATTGCTTGGGCTAAGGAGAAGGGTCATATTCCTGCTAAGGCCGAACCTTTCTCTGACTCGGTTGCTGCGATTAGCGTTGGAATTATCGATGGCGTGCCAATGCTTGACCTCTGTTATGAGGAGGATGTGCGAGCGGATACTGACATGAACGTGGTCTGCAGTGGAGACGGTCGATTCATCGAGGTTCAGGGAACAGCTGAAGGCCAACCTTTTGATCGAGCGCTACTTGACTCTCTCTTGGATCTGGCGGTTGCGGGATGCGCGGAGCTTCGCTCACTTCAACGTGCAGCGCTCGCGCAGTAG
- a CDS encoding MFS transporter, with protein sequence MIKDVRHLASHKGYTPLIAARFISNLGNGLSPVALAYGVLSLPGAKGTDLSLVMAARFAPMILFMLFGGVIGDRFKRNRIVGGADIIGSFIASVSAISFIFGFASVPLLCLMGGLFGVLNALWWPAMSGVLPEIMPKESLQKANAIISFVSNFGFIIGALIGGTVVTLFGSGWALLVDSLTFLVAGILVWFINLPSIEVKEKSSMLHDLKIGWREFISRSWVVSVVIGFTFINLCFEATISVLGPLSFNSGGHGPRDWSFNLAAITAGMLIGSVVALKIHFPRPLVLGMIAIAFTSGWNLTLAMGVALPVVLVSAFIAGIAIEIFGVAWGSSMQANIPKESYSRVVSYDALGSYALAPIGIAFAGPFAEWLGISTTLYGCALITLVASLLPLMLRSVRNLRSNIKEQPLAEEIF encoded by the coding sequence ATGATAAAAGATGTCCGCCACCTAGCCAGCCACAAGGGATACACACCGCTAATCGCGGCGCGCTTTATTTCCAACCTGGGAAATGGTCTCTCGCCAGTCGCGCTGGCTTATGGTGTCTTGAGTTTGCCCGGAGCTAAGGGAACCGACTTAAGCCTGGTTATGGCAGCGCGATTTGCTCCGATGATTCTCTTTATGTTGTTCGGTGGGGTAATTGGGGATCGATTCAAACGCAATCGAATTGTCGGTGGAGCAGACATAATCGGAAGTTTCATTGCATCCGTTAGCGCGATTTCCTTTATTTTCGGTTTCGCCTCGGTACCGCTTCTCTGCCTGATGGGTGGATTATTTGGAGTCTTGAATGCTCTCTGGTGGCCCGCAATGTCTGGAGTGCTTCCGGAAATAATGCCCAAAGAGTCTCTACAGAAGGCAAATGCAATCATCTCCTTTGTGAGCAACTTCGGATTCATCATTGGAGCACTCATTGGCGGAACCGTGGTTACTCTCTTTGGATCCGGATGGGCACTTCTCGTTGATTCACTTACTTTCCTGGTGGCGGGAATCCTGGTCTGGTTTATCAATTTGCCCTCCATCGAAGTAAAAGAAAAATCATCCATGCTCCATGACCTAAAGATTGGGTGGCGCGAATTCATTTCCCGCTCATGGGTCGTGTCAGTAGTCATCGGATTCACATTCATCAATCTCTGCTTTGAAGCCACTATTTCAGTGCTTGGGCCACTCTCATTTAATTCAGGTGGGCATGGTCCACGCGACTGGTCCTTCAACTTGGCCGCAATCACTGCGGGCATGTTGATCGGAAGTGTGGTCGCACTGAAAATACATTTCCCGCGTCCTCTTGTTCTTGGGATGATCGCAATCGCATTTACATCAGGATGGAATTTAACCCTCGCAATGGGTGTCGCCTTGCCAGTCGTACTTGTAAGCGCATTTATCGCCGGAATTGCTATAGAAATATTCGGGGTTGCTTGGGGATCATCAATGCAAGCAAATATTCCCAAAGAGTCGTACTCGCGCGTGGTTTCTTACGACGCGCTCGGCTCGTATGCATTGGCACCTATCGGTATCGCTTTCGCTGGTCCTTTTGCAGAGTGGCTCGGAATTTCAACAACACTCTATGGATGTGCCCTGATTACTCTGGTCGCATCGCTCCTACCACTCATGCTGAGGTCGGTACGAAATCTTAGGAGCAACATCAAGGAGCAGCCACTTGCTGAGGAAATTTTCTAA
- a CDS encoding histone H1-like repetitive region-containing protein, with protein sequence MAVKKVTAKKSVAKKATAKKSIAKKTPAKRSVAKKTAAKKSAVKKSTAKKSAAKKSAVKKTAAKKSAVKKSTAKKSAAKKSSVERIVIPEAPITARTSRVEIVSTPSPLTAPTPVAVPAPVQPPTPVKKESASGRVIFAVVVGIIVLGLIVWGQSNGSNKDDAAKPTPTPSVSSTPTSTPEVTATPTPTAVVISTHEAPQGVVAHYTPTGATIFWRVPNASDGLTGYNIEISLSNGPWKLISTVPATQFYLDVTKESGTGWTSFRVSSVYSDGEATPAKAFGLPGTYS encoded by the coding sequence GTGGCTGTAAAGAAAGTAACCGCTAAGAAGTCGGTCGCAAAAAAGGCGACGGCTAAGAAATCCATAGCGAAGAAGACTCCCGCCAAGAGGTCGGTAGCAAAGAAAACCGCCGCGAAGAAGAGCGCTGTCAAAAAGTCCACTGCTAAAAAGTCTGCCGCAAAGAAGAGCGCCGTAAAGAAAACCGCCGCGAAGAAGAGCGCTGTCAAGAAGTCCACTGCTAAAAAGTCTGCCGCAAAGAAAAGTTCGGTCGAGAGAATTGTTATCCCTGAGGCACCCATTACTGCTCGAACATCACGTGTCGAAATAGTCTCAACACCATCCCCACTGACAGCACCAACTCCAGTGGCAGTTCCAGCGCCCGTGCAGCCACCGACTCCGGTCAAGAAAGAGAGCGCATCTGGGAGAGTCATATTTGCGGTTGTAGTAGGGATTATTGTCTTGGGGCTGATCGTCTGGGGACAATCAAATGGTTCAAATAAAGACGATGCAGCCAAGCCAACTCCAACCCCATCTGTATCCTCCACTCCAACGTCAACACCAGAAGTAACAGCGACTCCAACACCTACGGCTGTCGTTATTTCTACACATGAAGCTCCCCAAGGAGTTGTTGCACACTACACACCAACTGGTGCGACAATTTTTTGGCGGGTTCCAAATGCATCTGATGGGTTGACCGGATATAACATCGAGATTTCGTTGAGCAACGGACCATGGAAATTGATTTCAACCGTCCCAGCCACTCAGTTTTACTTGGATGTTACAAAGGAGAGCGGCACCGGATGGACATCATTTAGAGTTTCGAGTGTCTACTCAGATGGCGAGGCAACTCCCGCAAAGGCGTTCGGTCTTCCTGGCACTTACTCTTAA
- a CDS encoding hemolysin III family protein produces the protein MNPVEDEAPVAPPKLRGWFHLGAAPVVFVASLVLFILSKEPFKFAVALYSLTAITLFTVSAIYHRVPWSPSKKRFWRRWDHANINLLIAGSVTPYAVTLLTGRDRTILLSVMWIGAIIGVLVRIFWIGAPRWLYVANYLVLGWGAIFYAPAMYRAGGLWVLLPILIGGLLYSVGAIFYALKRPGRNARYFGFHELFHIFVIAAWVSQYIGVSIAIYRK, from the coding sequence ATGAACCCTGTAGAGGATGAGGCACCAGTAGCTCCTCCAAAACTTAGAGGCTGGTTTCATCTAGGGGCCGCACCGGTTGTCTTTGTTGCCTCACTTGTCCTATTTATCCTGAGCAAGGAACCGTTCAAGTTTGCCGTGGCCTTGTACTCCCTTACGGCCATAACCCTTTTCACTGTTTCAGCGATTTACCATCGCGTTCCTTGGTCTCCCTCAAAGAAAAGATTCTGGCGGCGTTGGGATCACGCCAATATCAATTTGCTCATTGCGGGTTCGGTAACCCCGTATGCAGTGACTCTGCTGACCGGGCGCGATCGTACGATTCTTCTGTCCGTAATGTGGATTGGCGCAATCATCGGTGTACTGGTGCGAATTTTCTGGATTGGTGCTCCACGCTGGTTATATGTCGCCAACTACCTGGTCCTTGGGTGGGGGGCCATCTTCTATGCACCGGCCATGTATCGAGCCGGCGGACTCTGGGTTCTCCTCCCCATTCTCATTGGAGGCCTTCTCTATTCGGTGGGTGCGATCTTCTATGCACTCAAACGCCCCGGGAGAAATGCTAGATATTTTGGCTTTCACGAGTTATTTCATATCTTTGTAATCGCCGCCTGGGTCTCTCAGTACATCGGTGTCTCTATAGCCATCTACCGAAAGTAG